A genomic window from Sphingobacterium spiritivorum includes:
- a CDS encoding type B 50S ribosomal protein L31 — protein MKKDLHPSNYRLVVFKDMSNDYAFITKSCVDTKETIQWEDGNEYPLIKLEISHTSHPFYTGKMKLVDTAGRIDKFRSRYNKK, from the coding sequence ATGAAAAAAGATTTGCATCCATCAAACTACAGATTAGTTGTTTTTAAAGACATGTCAAATGACTACGCTTTTATAACTAAATCTTGTGTAGATACAAAAGAAACAATCCAATGGGAAGACGGAAATGAGTATCCTTTGATTAAGTTAGAGATTTCTCACACTTCACACCCATTCTATACAGGTAAAATGAAATTGGTTGATACAGCAGGACGTATTGACAAATTCCGTAGCCGTTACAACAAAAAGTAA